From one Brachypodium distachyon strain Bd21 chromosome 4, Brachypodium_distachyon_v3.0, whole genome shotgun sequence genomic stretch:
- the LOC100842186 gene encoding GDP-L-galactose phosphorylase 2 produces the protein MEMKLTIKRVPTIVSNYQEEAAAERPRGGCGKNCLGDCCLPVSELPVYAFKANPTKLPASQEHAVPSNVFIDLLLGQWEDRMTQGLFRYDVTACETKVIPGNLGFVAQLNEGRHLKKRPTEFRVDRVLQPFDAAKFNFTKVGQEEVLFQFENGGGDDSYFLKSAPTTVADRAPNVVAINVSPIEYGHVLLIPRVLDRLPQRIDQESLLLALHMAAEAASPYFRLGYNSLGAFATINHLHFQAYYLTVPFPVEKAATQRIPLADDGMKSGVKVSKLMNYPVRGLVFEGGNTLNDLADVVSGACIWLQENNVPYNVLISDCGRKVFLFPQCYAEKQALGEVSQELLDTQVNPAVWEISGHIVLKRRDDYEEASEASAWRLLAEVSLSESRFEEVKAYIFDAAGLVQSLAEEETGEADDAIYTPVTVAPQAVTEGCLVLQ, from the exons ATGGAGATGAAGCTCACGATCAAGAGGGTGCCCACCATCGTGTCCAACTaccaggaggaggccgccgccgagcggCCCCGCGGAGGCTGCGGGAAGAACTGCCTCGGGGATTGCTGCTTGCCTG TTTCCGAGCTTCCGGTCTATGCTTTCAAGGCAAATCCAACAAAGCTGCCTGCTTCACAGGAGCATGCTGTTCCCAGTAATGTCTTCATCGATCTCCTCCTTGGCCAG TGGGAGGACAGGATGACCCAAGGCTTATTCCGTTATGACGTCACTGCATGCGAGACCAAGGTGATCCCTGGCAACCTTGGGTTTGTTGCTCAACTAAATGAAGGGCGCCACCTCAAGAAGCGCCCTACAGAGTTCCGTGTGGATCGTGTGCTTCAACCGTTTGATGCTGCCAAGTTCAATTTCACCAAAGTGGGCCAGGAGGAGGTGCTCTTCCAATTTGAgaatggtggtggtgatgacagCTACTTCCTGAAGAGCGCCCCGACCACTGTTGCTGATCGTGCTCCCAACGTTGTTGCAATAAAT GTGAGCCCAATTGAATACGGCCATGTTCTTCTCATTCCACGTGTTCTGGACCGCCTGCCTCAGAGGATTGACCAAGAGAGCCTCTTGCTTGCACTGCACATGGCGGCTGAGGCTGCTAGCCCATATTTCAGGCTTGGTTACAATAGTTTGGGTGCCTTCGCAACCATCAACCACCTCCATTTCCAG GCGTACTACTTGACTGTGCCTTTCCCTGTCGAGAAGGCAGCTACACAGAGGATTCCCCTTGCTGATGACGGGATGAAGAGTGGAGTGAAGGTTTCCAAGCTGATGAACTACCCTGTGAGAGGACTGGTTTTTGAGGGAGGCAACACCCTGAATGATCTGGCCGATGTGGTTTCGGGTGCTTGCATTTGGCTGCAGGAAAACAATGTGCCTTACAATGTGCTCATTTCTGACTGTGGCAGGAaggtcttcctcttcccccaG TGTTACGCTGAGAAGCAGGCTCTGGGCGAAGTGAGCCAGGAACTGCTGGACACACAGGTGAACCCTGCCGTTTGGGAGATCAGCGGCCACATTGTACTGAAACGGAGGGACGATTATGAGGAGGCATCAGAAGCTTCGGCATGGCGGCTCCTTGCCGAGGTCTCTCTATCGGAGTCACGCTTCGAGGAAGTGAAGGCCTACATCTTCGATGCCGCTGGTCTGGTCCAGTccctggcggaggaggaaacAGGTGAAGCTGACGATGCCATCTACACGCCTGTGACCGTCGCCCCTCAAGCTGTCACAGAGGGCTGCCTCGTCCTCCAGTGA
- the LOC100835457 gene encoding probable indole-3-pyruvate monooxygenase YUCCA10, which yields MEVVEVFIVGAGPSGLATAACLNKFSIPYVIVEREDCIASLWHKHTYDRLKLHIAKEFCELPHMSYPDDAPTYIPKDQFMRYVDDYVEHFNIVPTFNASTESCMYDEEKKYWAISAHDKVNNKMLEYAAKFLVVATGENSASNIPEIIGLPSFPGETMHSSSYKSGNDYAGKSVLVVGSGNSGFEIAYDLAVHGAKTSIIIRNPMHVMKKEMIHLGMVLAKWHIPLKFVDFVLIVLAYFLFGDLSKYGIVRPFLGPLLLKAKTGRSAVIDVGTTELIKKGDIKVLDSISRIRGKLIEFKDGKKRYYDTIVFATGYKSTVNMWLKSDVSMINSDGMPKNDFPNHWKGANGLYCVGLARRGLAGIANDAGVVANDIHDVIEMVRDEVKIQL from the exons ATGGAGGTGGTGGAAGTCTTCATTGTTGGAGCAGGTCCCTCTGGCCTAGCCACGGCAGCATGCCTCAACAAATTCTCCATACCATATGTCATTGTCGAGCGTGAAGATTGTATTGCATCGTTGTGGCACAAACATACATATGACCGGCTCAAGCTCCACATCGCAAAAGAGTTCTGTGAACTACCGCACATGTCATATCCAGACGATGCACCAACCTACATTCCCAAAGACCAGTTTATGAGATATGTGGATGACTATGTTGAGCACTTTAATATTGTCCCAACGTTCAACGCTTCTACTGAGTCATGCATGTATGACGAGGAAAAGAAATATTGGGCTATCTCAGCACATGACAAAGTGAACAACAAGATGCTTGAGTATGCAGCTAAGTTCTTAGTTGTAGCAACAGGAGAAAATAGTGCGAGTAATATTCCGGAGATCATTGGGCTACCAAGCTTCCCTGGTGAAACTATGCACTCATCGAGTTATAAATCAGGAAATGATTATGCTGGGAAAAGTGTGCTTGTTGTTGGATCTGGAAACTCTGGATTTGAGATTGCTTATGACCTTGCGGTCCATGGAGCTAAAACCTCCATCATCATCCGTAATCCA atgcatgtgatgaaaaaGGAGATGATCCACTTAGGGATGGTACTAGCAAAGTGGCACATTCCGCTAAAATTTGTAGATTTCGTTCTTATCGTCCTTGCGTATTTCTTGTTCGGTGATCTATCAAAGTATGGGATTGTGAGGCCTTTTCTGGGACCACTCCTTCTAAAAGCAAAAACCGGTCGTTCTGCTGTTATAGATGTTGGCACCACTGAGCTAATTAAGAAAGGGGATATAAAG GTACTTGACTCAATTTCTCGCATCCGAGGAAAGCTCATAGAGTTCAAGGATGGGAAGAAAAGATACTATGATACCATTGTGTTCGCCACAGGATACAAAAGTACCGTAAATATGTGGCTCAAG AGCGATGTAAGCATGATAAATAGTGATGGCATGCCCAAAAATGACTTTCCAAACCATTGGAAAGGTGCAAATGGACTCTACTGCGTCGGGTTAGCAAGGAGGGGACTGGCTGGTATTGCAAACGATGCCGGTGTTGTTGCTAATGACATCCATGATGTCATAGAAATGGTCAGGGATGAAGTCAAGATTCAACTATAA